One Calditrichota bacterium DNA window includes the following coding sequences:
- a CDS encoding flotillin, with translation MDVATINLVIIIGVVVVLLALVIFALAKQYRKGGPNEVLIISGGRMRKIKEPDGTVRKIGYRMSIGGGAFVKPFIEQVQMLPLEIYTLDIKTPEVITSKGVHIVAHATAQVKINSGESMIRRAAEQFLHSGADGIKVVALTVLEGYVRATIGSMTVEEIYQNRDKFAQKVIELSKRDFDRMGLEVISFALKDISDNQGYLAALGQPRIAQVKKDAAVAQAETDKEAAIKAAEARKDGDIARLKAETEIAKANRDFEALRAEYQADINQKRALSDLSYELEKYKMAQKIKKEELHVKLIEKEQAIKFEEMEISRKEKELEASVKKTADAQKYQAQAEAEAARFRLQEEAKARAEARKLEGTAEADLIRKQGEAEADAMSKKAEAWKDYNEAMIYKMVIDSLPELARAVSEPLAKVEKIIMVGGDGSSGVSKLTNQVAQVLAQLPTIVESLSGVDLKKLLEKLPGQAKEGEDKKQ, from the coding sequence ATGTAGCAACAATCAATCTTGTCATCATTATTGGTGTTGTTGTTGTATTGCTTGCCCTTGTCATTTTTGCGTTGGCAAAACAATACCGCAAAGGCGGGCCGAATGAGGTGCTGATTATTTCCGGCGGCAGAATGCGGAAAATCAAGGAGCCGGATGGCACTGTTCGAAAAATCGGCTATCGCATGAGTATCGGCGGCGGCGCTTTTGTCAAGCCGTTTATTGAACAAGTGCAGATGTTACCGCTGGAAATTTACACGTTGGACATTAAAACCCCGGAAGTGATCACTTCAAAGGGCGTGCACATCGTCGCTCATGCCACGGCGCAGGTGAAAATTAACAGCGGAGAGTCCATGATTCGCCGCGCTGCTGAACAATTTCTGCACAGTGGAGCTGACGGAATAAAAGTAGTTGCCCTTACTGTATTAGAGGGCTACGTTCGGGCGACAATTGGTTCGATGACAGTGGAAGAAATTTACCAGAATCGCGACAAATTTGCCCAAAAAGTAATTGAATTATCCAAAAGAGATTTTGATCGAATGGGCCTGGAGGTTATTTCTTTTGCTTTAAAAGACATCAGCGATAATCAAGGCTACCTGGCAGCCTTGGGACAACCGAGAATCGCTCAGGTGAAAAAGGATGCGGCTGTGGCGCAGGCGGAAACCGACAAAGAAGCGGCAATTAAAGCGGCGGAGGCGCGGAAAGACGGTGACATCGCCCGCCTGAAAGCAGAGACGGAAATTGCCAAAGCGAATCGCGATTTTGAAGCGCTGCGTGCCGAGTACCAGGCCGACATCAATCAGAAACGCGCGCTTTCCGATTTATCTTACGAATTGGAAAAATACAAAATGGCGCAAAAGATCAAAAAGGAAGAACTGCATGTCAAACTGATTGAAAAAGAGCAAGCCATTAAATTTGAAGAGATGGAAATTTCCCGCAAAGAAAAAGAACTGGAAGCTTCTGTGAAAAAAACTGCTGACGCGCAAAAATATCAGGCGCAAGCCGAAGCTGAAGCTGCGCGTTTTCGTCTGCAGGAAGAAGCCAAAGCCAGAGCTGAAGCGAGAAAATTAGAAGGTACGGCGGAAGCCGATCTTATCCGCAAACAGGGCGAGGCCGAAGCAGACGCCATGAGCAAAAAAGCCGAAGCCTGGAAAGATTACAACGAGGCCATGATTTACAAAATGGTCATCGACTCTCTTCCTGAATTGGCGCGCGCGGTTTCGGAACCGTTGGCAAAAGTGGAAAAAATTATCATGGTTGGCGGCGATGGATCTTCCGGCGTGTCAAAATTGACGAATCAGGTGGCGCAGGTGCTGGCGCAATTGCCGACGATCGTGGAATCGCTGAGCGGCGTTGATTTGAAAAAATTGTTAGAAAAATTACCGGGACAGGCAAAAGAAGGCGAAGACAAGAAGCAATAA